One genomic segment of Rivularia sp. PCC 7116 includes these proteins:
- the fusA gene encoding elongation factor G, which produces MKDLTRYRNIGIFAHVDAGKTTTTERILKLTGKIHKIGEVHEGAATTDFMDQEQERGITIQSAATSCFWNDHQLNIIDTPGHVDFTIEVYRSLKVLDGGIGVFCGSGGVEPQSETNWRYANDSKVARIIYVNKLDRIGADFYRVVKQVDNVLAAKPLVMVLPIGTESEFTGVVDLLTRKAWIWDDSGDPMNYELKDVPEDMKDDVETWREQLVEMAVEQDDALMEKYLEGEEVSIDDLKRCIRQGTRELAFFPTYCGSSFKNKGVQLVLDAVVDYLPNPKEVKPQPEVDLEGNETGEFAVVDPEKPLRALAFKIMDDRFGALTFTRIYSGTLSKGETILNTYTGKTERVSRLVEMHADSREEINSAQAGDIVAIVGMKNVQTGHTLCDPKQPATLEPMVFPDPVISISVTPTKKGSSEKLGMALSKMVQEDPSFQVETDQESGEMIIKGMGELHLDIKVDILKRTHGVEVEVGKPQVAYRESITKPINDSYTHKKQSGGSGQFGRIDYTIEPAEPGAGFEFQSKVTGGNVPREFWPAVQKGFESSIDKGVLAGFPLVDVKFTLTDGAFHPVDSSAIAFEIAAKSGYRQSIPKAGPQLLEPVMNVDVFTPDDHVGDVIGDLNRRRGMIKSQDPGATGVRIKAEVPLSEMFGYIGDLRTMTSGRGQFSMEFDHYAPCPRNVADEVIKEVKEREAVKK; this is translated from the coding sequence ATGAAAGACCTCACTCGTTATCGAAATATCGGCATCTTCGCTCACGTTGATGCAGGAAAAACAACCACAACTGAAAGAATTCTGAAGCTTACTGGTAAAATCCACAAAATCGGTGAGGTTCATGAAGGTGCAGCGACAACGGACTTCATGGATCAGGAGCAGGAGCGCGGTATTACGATTCAATCCGCTGCTACTAGCTGCTTCTGGAACGACCATCAATTGAATATCATCGATACCCCTGGGCACGTTGATTTCACTATTGAGGTATATCGTTCTCTCAAGGTTCTCGATGGCGGAATCGGCGTTTTTTGTGGCTCTGGTGGTGTGGAACCCCAATCGGAAACAAATTGGCGCTATGCTAACGATTCTAAAGTTGCAAGAATTATTTACGTAAACAAGCTTGACCGGATAGGAGCAGATTTCTACCGTGTTGTCAAGCAGGTGGATAATGTTCTTGCTGCTAAGCCGTTGGTAATGGTGTTACCTATCGGTACTGAAAGCGAGTTCACTGGTGTTGTTGACTTGCTAACTCGTAAAGCTTGGATTTGGGATGATTCCGGAGATCCAATGAATTACGAGCTTAAGGATGTTCCCGAGGATATGAAGGATGATGTGGAAACTTGGCGCGAACAGCTTGTTGAAATGGCTGTAGAGCAAGATGATGCGTTGATGGAAAAATACCTCGAAGGTGAAGAGGTTTCCATTGATGATTTGAAGCGCTGTATCCGCCAAGGTACCAGAGAATTAGCATTCTTCCCCACTTATTGCGGTTCTTCCTTTAAGAATAAAGGGGTGCAACTAGTACTTGATGCTGTTGTTGATTACTTACCTAATCCTAAAGAAGTTAAGCCTCAGCCAGAAGTTGACCTTGAAGGTAATGAAACCGGCGAATTCGCTGTTGTTGACCCAGAAAAGCCATTAAGAGCGCTAGCATTCAAAATCATGGATGACCGCTTCGGTGCTTTGACCTTTACTCGGATATATTCGGGTACTTTATCAAAAGGTGAAACAATCCTCAACACCTATACTGGTAAAACCGAGCGTGTTAGCCGTCTTGTAGAAATGCACGCCGATTCCCGCGAAGAAATTAATTCGGCTCAAGCTGGTGATATTGTCGCGATTGTGGGTATGAAGAACGTCCAAACCGGACATACTTTGTGCGACCCCAAACAGCCCGCAACCTTGGAACCAATGGTGTTCCCAGACCCAGTAATTTCTATCTCGGTAACTCCAACCAAAAAAGGTAGTTCCGAGAAATTGGGTATGGCTTTGAGCAAAATGGTTCAGGAAGACCCCTCATTCCAAGTTGAAACCGACCAAGAAAGCGGTGAAATGATTATTAAAGGAATGGGAGAATTACACCTTGATATTAAGGTTGATATTCTGAAGCGGACTCACGGTGTAGAAGTGGAAGTTGGTAAGCCACAGGTTGCTTATCGCGAATCTATCACCAAGCCAATCAACGACAGCTACACCCACAAGAAGCAATCCGGTGGTTCCGGTCAATTCGGTAGAATTGATTATACAATCGAACCAGCCGAACCCGGTGCTGGCTTTGAGTTCCAGTCCAAAGTAACTGGTGGTAACGTACCTAGAGAATTTTGGCCTGCGGTACAAAAGGGTTTTGAAAGCAGTATTGACAAAGGTGTGTTAGCTGGATTCCCCTTAGTTGACGTGAAATTCACCTTAACTGACGGTGCTTTCCACCCAGTTGACTCCAGTGCGATCGCGTTTGAAATTGCAGCGAAATCTGGTTATCGTCAATCGATTCCTAAAGCTGGTCCTCAATTACTTGAGCCGGTAATGAACGTAGACGTATTCACCCCAGACGACCACGTTGGTGACGTAATTGGTGACTTAAACCGTCGTCGTGGAATGATTAAATCCCAAGATCCAGGTGCTACCGGGGTTCGCATCAAAGCAGAGGTTCCCCTAAGCGAAATGTTTGGTTACATCGGCGATTTACGTACCATGACATCCGGTCGCGGTCAGTTCTCAATGGAATTCGACCACTACGCACCATGTCCTAGAAACGTGGCTGATGAAGTGATTAAGGAAGTTAAAGAACGCGAAGCTGTGAAGAAGTAA
- a CDS encoding alpha/beta hydrolase has translation MIPKNVPQLWKNFLIGIIIALLPIFLIDNWLPYALLSHYNYPVDSKPAIFQQFNAKVENINFTTDDNIKISGWWIPSPINLSENPTLIVLHSLGGTRQDFLKFNLPIWQRGFNLALIDMRSHGKSGGEYFTYGFHERKDVSRLIDFLEKYHKEESQNIALMGISAGGAVAISSAAYDKRIQALITISAFADLNNTIAKQVPWLPSFWRKRAIANAEEIAEFNIAEISPINQIKKVNCPILIVHGTLDKYIPFVNGKKLFNTAKGEKLFYAVEGGNHSTILDKGGEVLRNRIIEFVLRN, from the coding sequence TTGATTCCTAAAAATGTTCCACAGTTGTGGAAGAATTTCCTCATCGGAATAATAATCGCTCTCTTACCAATATTCCTCATAGATAATTGGCTTCCCTATGCTCTATTAAGTCACTATAATTATCCTGTTGACTCAAAACCGGCTATTTTTCAACAATTCAACGCAAAAGTCGAAAATATCAACTTTACAACCGATGACAATATAAAAATCTCCGGTTGGTGGATTCCTTCACCAATAAATCTATCTGAAAATCCGACTTTGATAGTTTTACACTCATTAGGTGGTACAAGACAAGATTTCCTCAAGTTTAATTTACCAATTTGGCAGCGAGGTTTCAATTTAGCACTTATCGATATGAGAAGTCATGGTAAAAGTGGTGGTGAATATTTTACCTATGGCTTTCACGAGCGGAAAGATGTTTCGCGATTAATTGATTTTCTAGAAAAATATCACAAAGAAGAATCTCAAAATATAGCCTTGATGGGAATTTCTGCTGGGGGTGCGGTTGCGATTTCTTCAGCAGCTTACGATAAACGAATTCAAGCTTTAATTACAATATCCGCTTTTGCTGATTTAAATAATACTATTGCGAAACAAGTTCCTTGGCTACCGTCTTTTTGGAGAAAAAGAGCAATTGCAAATGCAGAGGAAATTGCTGAGTTTAATATTGCAGAAATTTCACCGATAAATCAAATAAAAAAAGTTAATTGTCCGATTCTAATTGTTCATGGAACTTTAGATAAATATATTCCTTTTGTGAATGGGAAGAAGCTTTTTAATACTGCTAAGGGTGAGAAATTATTTTATGCTGTGGAAGGTGGTAATCATTCTACTATTTTGGATAAAGGTGGTGAAGTTTTGCGAAATAGGATTATTGAATTTGTCCTACGAAACTGA
- a CDS encoding AMP-binding protein → MKNNNNNIAEKYQKYLDYESQQFQQLADQNINSWADVWQQSVDKYLEKPVVHEVGSSKTWTYQELDRAADKIACWAISLNQNQDKKYKYIGVHQSNSAVFLATVLGLAKAGITAVLFNIRESEQKLSSLAKDCGVEINIGKPIPSVDNYDPNSILSAECSGRIPKEHRSQITMEDAVVIIFTSGTSGRSKPALFNHRRMIGAGIAWSLRTQMTPESNCYITLPLYHGNALAVAFASCVEAGACAVVREKFSVRAFLDNVRNYNCDSVVYIGELWRYLANSPQKPDDKDNPLKVIFGNGLSSGLWENTIERFGIERVVEHFGATEMPASALTNWTGKPGYCGFIPPNHPNAKNVVLVDEQGKPVPTGEVGQALLRVPGDRYRGYLDSSLDESKIWENLFEPGDLWWRSGDLLSRDADGFFTFIDRMGDTFRWKGENVACQEVEEAILSTGKIREAVVYGVEIPRASGKVGMASLLAVESNFENNLDEFLHQLKELLPPYAIPHIIRLVENHHQTTSTMKILKSQLQKQGFTQIDKYPHFILVEGKYVPLTKDYLSKLENGELNFGFR, encoded by the coding sequence ATGAAAAATAATAATAATAACATCGCCGAAAAATATCAAAAATATCTAGACTACGAAAGCCAACAATTTCAACAATTAGCCGACCAAAATATCAATAGTTGGGCTGATGTTTGGCAGCAATCTGTAGATAAATATCTTGAAAAACCAGTTGTTCATGAAGTCGGTTCGTCAAAAACTTGGACTTATCAAGAACTCGACCGTGCAGCCGATAAAATTGCTTGTTGGGCTATTTCTTTAAATCAAAATCAAGATAAAAAATATAAATATATCGGAGTTCATCAAAGTAACAGTGCTGTTTTCTTAGCAACTGTATTGGGATTGGCAAAAGCCGGAATCACCGCAGTTTTATTTAATATTAGAGAATCCGAGCAAAAATTATCATCATTAGCTAAAGATTGTGGAGTTGAAATAAATATCGGTAAACCGATTCCATCAGTAGATAATTACGACCCGAATTCAATTTTATCAGCAGAATGCTCAGGAAGAATTCCCAAAGAACATCGCAGTCAAATTACTATGGAAGATGCTGTAGTAATTATCTTCACCAGCGGCACTAGCGGTCGTAGTAAACCAGCACTTTTTAATCATCGTCGCATGATTGGTGCGGGAATTGCTTGGTCTTTACGAACTCAAATGACACCAGAAAGTAACTGCTATATAACTTTGCCTTTATATCATGGAAATGCTTTAGCTGTTGCTTTTGCTAGCTGTGTAGAAGCAGGAGCTTGTGCTGTAGTTAGAGAAAAATTTTCTGTCAGAGCTTTTCTAGATAATGTTCGTAATTATAATTGCGATTCGGTTGTTTATATTGGAGAACTTTGGCGATATTTAGCTAATAGTCCCCAAAAACCAGATGATAAGGATAATCCCCTCAAAGTTATTTTTGGTAATGGTTTGTCATCTGGATTGTGGGAAAATACTATCGAAAGATTTGGAATTGAAAGAGTTGTTGAACATTTTGGTGCTACAGAAATGCCAGCATCAGCTTTAACAAACTGGACGGGAAAACCTGGTTATTGTGGTTTTATTCCTCCAAATCATCCCAATGCTAAAAATGTCGTTTTAGTTGACGAACAAGGAAAACCCGTTCCAACAGGAGAAGTTGGACAAGCTTTATTACGAGTACCTGGCGATCGCTATCGGGGTTATCTCGATTCTTCATTAGATGAAAGTAAAATTTGGGAGAATTTATTTGAACCAGGAGACTTATGGTGGCGCTCTGGAGATTTATTATCTAGAGACGCTGACGGTTTCTTCACATTTATCGATCGCATGGGAGATACCTTTCGTTGGAAAGGGGAAAATGTTGCTTGTCAGGAAGTAGAAGAAGCAATTTTATCAACTGGTAAAATTCGGGAAGCGGTTGTGTATGGAGTTGAAATTCCCAGAGCGTCGGGTAAAGTTGGAATGGCATCTCTTTTAGCTGTAGAATCTAACTTTGAAAATAATCTTGATGAATTTTTGCATCAACTTAAAGAACTTTTACCACCTTATGCAATTCCTCATATTATTAGATTGGTGGAAAATCATCATCAAACAACTTCCACAATGAAAATTCTTAAATCCCAATTACAGAAACAGGGATTTACACAAATTGATAAATATCCGCATTTTATTTTAGTAGAAGGTAAATACGTTCCTTTGACAAAAGATTATTTATCAAAGTTAGAGAATGGGGAATTAAACTTTGGTTTTCGATAA
- a CDS encoding Gfo/Idh/MocA family protein, translating to MTDILVIGTGEYVTGFVRGAAADSDKSAGVIGLVLFDLRSRGKVNQIALCGRDGKTFPGIRNHFTEKIEKQYQGIDINVNTFPGDDEYNPQAYQTAIEKMKPGDAVIVVTPDDTHFEMAMAAIRHGLHVLVVKPLVKTLEEHQKLIAAGKQHNVLVAIEMHKRYDPMYSDARDRVRSFGDFSYMNSYMSQPRTQLHTFGKWAGKSSDINYYLNSHHIDLLDWMVSDFARPIKVNALGATGVAKNEFDIKTEDTITTTIQWENVKSGNLGISVHTASWIAPKSDVHSQQRFFYMGHQGELQIDQAHRGYSSATVSGGYGSINPLFMKYEPSNGKFAGQGAYGYQSIEKFIDAVAGINKGGKPEDFDNVIATAAKTLQTTAILEASRISLDNHTSVEINYSSSESLIPESF from the coding sequence ATGACAGATATTTTAGTTATCGGAACGGGGGAATATGTTACGGGTTTTGTTCGGGGAGCGGCGGCTGATTCGGATAAAAGTGCTGGTGTTATAGGGCTGGTACTTTTCGATTTGAGAAGTCGTGGTAAGGTAAATCAAATTGCTTTATGCGGTCGTGATGGCAAGACTTTTCCGGGTATTCGCAATCATTTTACTGAGAAAATAGAAAAGCAATATCAAGGAATAGATATTAATGTAAATACTTTTCCTGGTGATGATGAATATAATCCCCAAGCTTATCAAACTGCGATTGAAAAAATGAAGCCGGGGGATGCGGTAATTGTGGTGACTCCCGATGATACTCATTTTGAAATGGCTATGGCAGCGATTCGGCATGGGTTGCATGTTTTGGTTGTTAAACCATTGGTGAAAACTTTAGAAGAACATCAGAAACTAATTGCAGCTGGGAAACAGCATAATGTATTAGTTGCAATCGAAATGCATAAAAGGTATGACCCCATGTACTCCGACGCTCGCGATCGCGTTCGTAGTTTTGGAGATTTTAGCTATATGAATAGCTATATGAGTCAACCTCGCACTCAACTGCACACTTTTGGTAAATGGGCTGGAAAATCTTCTGATATCAATTACTATCTGAATTCCCATCACATCGATTTATTAGATTGGATGGTAAGCGATTTTGCTAGACCAATAAAAGTAAATGCTTTGGGTGCTACCGGAGTTGCTAAAAACGAGTTTGACATCAAAACCGAAGATACGATTACCACTACAATTCAATGGGAAAACGTTAAAAGTGGGAATTTAGGAATTTCGGTTCATACTGCTTCGTGGATTGCTCCAAAATCTGACGTTCATTCCCAACAGCGTTTCTTTTATATGGGACATCAAGGTGAGTTACAAATTGACCAAGCTCATCGGGGTTATTCATCCGCAACGGTTTCCGGAGGATATGGGAGTATCAATCCTTTATTTATGAAATATGAACCTTCCAACGGTAAATTTGCCGGACAAGGAGCTTATGGTTATCAAAGTATTGAAAAATTCATTGATGCGGTAGCTGGTATTAATAAAGGAGGTAAACCCGAAGATTTTGATAATGTTATCGCAACTGCGGCAAAAACATTACAAACAACAGCAATTCTCGAAGCTAGTCGTATTAGTTTAGATAATCATACTTCAGTTGAAATTAATTATAGTTCTTCCGAATCGTTGATTCCAGAAAGTTTTTAG
- a CDS encoding D-arabinono-1,4-lactone oxidase, whose product MNQERFINWSGEYQCTPNYVHHPVSNEEVKDIVCQAIKRGSKIRVFGSGHSPSDMAMSNEELVCLDGLNAIKNIHAENQTVVVEAGVTINELSQSLAKYGLALPNLGSISAQTISGAMATATHGTGLNYGTMPTIIEEITLVNGKGEIIKVSQTENSQFFNAVKCHLGSLGLITEYKLKVTKSFDLEVQEQPQTLAAVFENLPESLKSDHYRFWYLPHVDMAWEWTATRKPPEESTVKGKNIFQRLGDWYQQQLIGFYTFQFLLYIATYDQNLIPRINRWYAQQMFSKPKQSRGDSLSQFNFDCLFKQQVNEWAIPIEYTVQALEAIRDLIQKKDYKAHLPIEVRFVKGDDIWLSPCQGRDSCYIGIINYMPYGKRVDCQDYFNDYEKIMTKFNGRPHWAKRFGPDAKELAKIYPHWNDFMQVRYQLDPDNRFGNSYSDRVLGQMG is encoded by the coding sequence ATGAATCAAGAACGTTTTATAAATTGGTCGGGGGAATATCAATGCACGCCTAATTATGTACATCACCCTGTTTCCAATGAAGAAGTTAAGGATATTGTTTGTCAAGCCATCAAGCGGGGAAGCAAAATTCGAGTATTTGGTTCCGGGCATTCTCCTAGCGATATGGCGATGAGCAATGAAGAATTAGTTTGCCTTGATGGTTTAAATGCGATTAAAAATATCCACGCGGAAAATCAAACCGTTGTTGTTGAAGCGGGAGTGACTATTAATGAGTTAAGTCAAAGTTTGGCTAAATATGGATTAGCATTACCAAATTTAGGCTCTATTTCCGCTCAAACAATTTCCGGTGCAATGGCTACTGCTACTCATGGAACTGGTTTAAATTATGGTACAATGCCGACCATTATCGAAGAAATAACTTTGGTAAATGGTAAGGGAGAAATTATCAAAGTTTCCCAAACTGAAAATTCTCAATTCTTCAATGCTGTTAAATGTCATTTAGGAAGTTTGGGATTAATTACAGAATATAAGCTAAAGGTAACAAAGAGTTTTGATTTAGAAGTACAAGAACAGCCGCAAACTTTAGCAGCGGTATTTGAGAATTTACCAGAATCCTTGAAATCCGACCATTATCGTTTTTGGTATTTACCCCATGTAGATATGGCTTGGGAATGGACTGCTACTCGTAAACCACCGGAGGAGAGTACAGTCAAGGGAAAAAATATTTTTCAGCGTTTGGGGGATTGGTATCAACAACAGCTAATTGGATTTTATACTTTTCAATTTTTATTATATATAGCAACTTATGACCAAAATTTGATTCCTAGAATTAATCGTTGGTATGCTCAACAAATGTTTAGCAAGCCAAAACAATCGCGGGGTGATAGTTTAAGTCAATTCAATTTTGATTGTTTATTTAAACAGCAGGTAAATGAATGGGCTATTCCGATAGAATATACGGTTCAAGCTTTAGAAGCAATTCGTGATTTGATTCAAAAAAAGGATTACAAAGCGCATCTTCCGATTGAAGTACGTTTTGTGAAAGGGGATGATATATGGTTAAGTCCCTGTCAGGGAAGAGATAGCTGCTATATCGGAATTATTAATTATATGCCTTATGGAAAACGTGTTGATTGTCAAGATTATTTTAATGACTATGAAAAAATAATGACTAAATTTAATGGTCGTCCTCATTGGGCTAAAAGATTTGGTCCCGATGCAAAAGAATTAGCAAAAATATATCCCCACTGGAATGATTTTATGCAAGTACGCTATCAATTAGATCCAGATAATCGATTTGGAAATTCCTATAGCGATAGAGTTTTGGGACAGATGGGGTAG
- a CDS encoding site-specific integrase — translation MKQVETTYTDLKEKFDKEVIKVKARLKEANIKVGIVVKNASIQLQASLPLKPGEINKKGTGTKQYSISLGIPANLDGLKTAEEEAHELSRLTARKCFKWNDKYLGKRRLAAKGQVRTIAQILPDFEKQYFQTRKRTMKSEHTFHCHQDYLKRNIGLDTFVCKDGILACLDKLEPKSSTLYNTVKTLKVFCKIFDLNIDLSAYSGKPIVRDRNIPSDEEITAAYTKFADYAAKRKKTIKKAYLNSWKLWQWCYGMLATYGLRPRELFVNPNIEHWLSTDNINSTWKVDGETKTGSREVLPFYPDWVRLFDLKNPQYLQMLKGAVEDKKTFQDINTVRINCSSWFRRVNVGFDPYDLRHAWAIRAHINGIPIKAAADNLGHSVEVHTEVYQKWFSLENRRKVMNFAVENKSLVEELQNQNQQLKLQVEKLKQENQQLQMKYNITA, via the coding sequence ATGAAGCAAGTTGAGACAACATATACTGATTTAAAAGAAAAATTTGACAAAGAAGTTATTAAAGTTAAAGCCAGATTGAAAGAAGCCAATATCAAAGTTGGAATAGTAGTTAAGAACGCTTCAATTCAGTTACAGGCAAGTCTTCCTCTCAAACCTGGAGAAATTAATAAAAAGGGCACTGGTACCAAGCAATATTCCATCTCTTTGGGTATTCCGGCGAATCTGGATGGTTTGAAAACAGCTGAAGAAGAAGCACATGAATTAAGCAGGCTTACCGCCAGAAAATGCTTTAAATGGAATGACAAGTATTTAGGAAAAAGACGATTAGCTGCTAAAGGGCAAGTTAGAACTATTGCACAGATACTTCCCGATTTTGAAAAGCAGTATTTTCAAACTAGAAAACGCACAATGAAAAGCGAACATACTTTTCACTGTCATCAAGATTACTTGAAAAGAAATATTGGGCTAGATACTTTTGTTTGTAAAGATGGAATCTTAGCGTGTCTGGATAAATTAGAGCCTAAAAGCAGTACTCTGTATAATACAGTCAAGACGCTTAAAGTATTCTGCAAAATTTTTGATTTAAATATAGATTTATCTGCCTATTCGGGTAAACCGATTGTTAGAGACAGAAATATACCGAGCGATGAAGAAATTACCGCAGCTTATACAAAATTTGCAGATTACGCTGCTAAACGCAAAAAAACAATCAAAAAAGCCTATTTAAATAGTTGGAAGCTTTGGCAATGGTGCTACGGTATGCTGGCAACTTATGGATTAAGACCTAGAGAATTATTTGTAAATCCAAATATAGAGCATTGGTTGAGTACGGATAATATTAACAGTACTTGGAAAGTAGATGGTGAGACTAAAACAGGAAGTAGAGAGGTTTTACCCTTTTATCCAGACTGGGTGAGACTATTCGATTTAAAAAATCCCCAATATCTGCAAATGCTCAAAGGGGCTGTAGAAGACAAAAAAACATTCCAAGATATCAACACCGTTAGAATTAATTGTTCATCCTGGTTTCGCAGGGTTAATGTAGGTTTCGATCCTTACGACTTACGTCATGCTTGGGCTATTCGCGCTCACATCAACGGAATTCCCATAAAAGCCGCTGCTGATAATCTAGGACATTCTGTAGAAGTTCACACAGAAGTATATCAAAAATGGTTTTCCTTAGAAAATCGTAGAAAGGTAATGAATTTTGCAGTCGAAAATAAAAGTCTAGTTGAAGAATTACAAAATCAAAACCAACAGTTAAAACTACAGGTAGAGAAATTAAAGCAAGAGAATCAGCAATTACAGATGAAATACAACATTACTGCTTAA
- a CDS encoding glycosyltransferase, producing the protein MTATMPLISVIVPVYNGETTIKETIESVLNQTFVNLELIVIDDGSQDSTLNVIANIQDSRLKVFSYKNAGVAISRNRGIKKAGGQFISFLDADDLWTLDKLESQLKALQSTPQAAVAYSWVDYINAEGEFLHNGNHITINGDAYKQMLVENVLENGSNPLIIREALIQVGGFNQSLTPAEDWDMWLRLAARYEFVTVPSPQILYRTLSHSGSTNVLKMEKVCSQLIEQAFNRAPASVQYLKKRASGILYYYLIHKSLESNNSSQNSIAAMRFFYNTIRYDASVWQWRIMLKTIIRISTLFLLSPLLYQRFKAVYRRFYAKDSRQLQHNL; encoded by the coding sequence ATGACAGCTACTATGCCGCTAATATCTGTTATCGTTCCGGTTTACAACGGTGAAACAACGATTAAAGAAACAATTGAATCTGTGTTAAACCAAACTTTTGTCAATCTTGAATTAATAGTAATTGATGATGGTTCGCAGGATTCAACTTTGAACGTAATTGCTAATATTCAAGACTCGCGTTTAAAAGTATTTTCATATAAAAATGCGGGTGTTGCGATTAGTCGCAACCGTGGCATTAAAAAAGCTGGTGGTCAGTTTATTTCCTTTTTAGATGCTGATGACCTCTGGACTTTAGATAAACTAGAATCACAACTGAAAGCTTTGCAATCAACTCCTCAAGCAGCGGTTGCTTACAGTTGGGTGGATTATATTAATGCTGAAGGTGAATTTTTACATAATGGCAATCATATTACTATTAATGGAGATGCCTACAAACAGATGTTGGTGGAAAATGTTTTAGAAAATGGTTCAAATCCTTTAATTATTAGAGAAGCCTTAATCCAGGTTGGCGGTTTTAATCAGTCATTAACACCAGCAGAAGATTGGGATATGTGGTTGCGTTTAGCGGCTCGTTATGAGTTTGTGACAGTACCATCTCCTCAGATTTTGTACCGTACTTTGTCTCACTCAGGCTCTACTAATGTTTTGAAAATGGAAAAAGTTTGTTCGCAATTGATTGAACAAGCTTTTAATCGTGCCCCTGCATCAGTTCAGTATTTAAAAAAGAGAGCTTCTGGAATCCTTTACTATTACCTGATTCATAAGTCTTTAGAATCCAATAATTCAAGTCAAAATTCTATCGCTGCGATGCGATTTTTTTATAATACGATTCGCTATGATGCATCAGTTTGGCAATGGCGAATTATGTTAAAAACCATTATCCGAATTTCTACGTTATTTCTATTGTCGCCGTTACTATATCAGAGATTTAAGGCAGTATATAGAAGATTTTATGCAAAAGATTCCAGGCAACTGCAACATAACTTATAG
- the xisF gene encoding fdxN element excision recombinase XisF yields the protein MIYGYARVSTVEQSLEYDALKQQVKRLEDAGADVVLVDIESGRSNKRKEFNKLLKMVERGKIREIIVTRIDRLGRSDIDVIRTIQLFNDSGIILRILDAPIDVSSSFGRFSASQMAALADFESRLLSERTRHGMAYFRSQGKVQSACFGYRLNEEHKIIPHEKNFPIARKVIELLLEDYSFGAVSKYLFEEHGINYSVSGIRHWLENPTLLGHTRYFTDMEQKRNPKNPRPPQIIKNTHEAIATEFEIARIKRNAKSRPRFTGKKEKEYPLKGLLKCADCKGGMFRIISRYKSGETHWIRCNKHARNPHLCHNKKNSRLNVLTKQVIKAITDEAEKIIEQSELADSPVESSELIDLKQQLEGLKALNSSNPAIIAAMQDIENQIEAEVMRSQYADKIDADRLKLAWSYSQPAFWESLDNDDLRQAFKSFVEAVFVDSTGNVSSISFDE from the coding sequence ATGATTTACGGTTATGCTCGCGTCTCTACAGTCGAGCAATCTTTAGAATACGATGCATTGAAACAGCAAGTAAAGCGCTTAGAGGATGCTGGGGCTGATGTGGTGTTAGTTGATATAGAATCGGGACGGTCAAATAAAAGGAAGGAGTTTAATAAGCTTTTAAAGATGGTGGAGCGGGGAAAGATTCGAGAAATTATTGTTACCCGCATTGATAGGCTTGGGCGTAGCGATATTGATGTTATTCGGACGATTCAGCTTTTCAATGACTCAGGAATAATTTTAAGGATACTGGATGCGCCAATTGATGTTAGTTCCTCGTTTGGGCGGTTTTCTGCTTCCCAGATGGCAGCACTCGCAGACTTTGAAAGTAGGTTGTTATCGGAACGTACAAGGCACGGTATGGCTTATTTTAGGTCGCAGGGTAAAGTTCAATCGGCTTGTTTTGGATATCGATTAAATGAAGAACACAAAATAATACCGCATGAAAAGAACTTCCCCATTGCTAGGAAAGTAATTGAACTATTGCTTGAAGATTACAGCTTTGGAGCAGTATCCAAATATTTATTCGAGGAACACGGGATTAATTATTCGGTATCGGGTATTAGGCATTGGCTTGAAAATCCTACATTGCTCGGTCACACCCGATATTTCACCGATATGGAGCAGAAAAGGAACCCGAAAAACCCCAGACCACCACAAATAATTAAAAATACCCACGAGGCGATCGCCACTGAATTTGAAATTGCCCGGATTAAACGCAACGCTAAGAGCAGACCGAGGTTTACGGGGAAGAAAGAGAAGGAATACCCGTTAAAAGGTTTATTGAAATGCGCTGACTGCAAAGGGGGGATGTTTCGGATTATAAGCAGGTACAAGTCAGGTGAAACGCATTGGATACGGTGTAATAAACACGCTCGTAACCCGCATTTGTGCCACAACAAGAAGAATTCCCGATTGAATGTCCTTACAAAGCAGGTAATTAAAGCTATTACCGACGAAGCAGAAAAAATTATCGAACAATCGGAACTTGCAGATAGTCCCGTTGAATCATCAGAATTGATTGATTTAAAGCAGCAATTGGAGGGGTTGAAAGCACTTAATTCTTCCAATCCTGCAATTATTGCGGCTATGCAAGATATTGAGAACCAAATAGAAGCTGAGGTAATGCGATCGCAGTATGCAGATAAAATCGATGCTGACAGGCTTAAACTGGCTTGGTCGTATTCTCAGCCAGCTTTTTGGGAATCGCTTGACAATGATGATTTACGGCAGGCTTTTAAGTCGTTTGTAGAAGCGGTATTTGTAGATTCTACTGGCAATGTATCAAGCATCTCTTTTGATGAATGA